A portion of the Corticium candelabrum chromosome 5, ooCorCand1.1, whole genome shotgun sequence genome contains these proteins:
- the LOC134179734 gene encoding meiosis-specific with OB domain-containing protein-like isoform X3, whose protein sequence is MYSSSDFHPFGTQRTWPDGSSLNFRQFAVNIQDRVTGRTLIRDLSPNLPQCVVVGVVLAKEEGRLYADKKNPGQTRSRMGFTIRDSPDDYINVTVWGSQAYIDKLSSSFKICDVVEISNCQVQAKQSEEIEERFKPWTPGPYHLHLKEMFSAVSLYNGNDFAELMSLAHVPTREDEGFNSLGQLVENADNVQDQHVHFMAAVQHIGVGRKVVTKSGREVTCCEIKLFDKTCPSFTLMLWDQETIHLAQGWTAGETIVLVTDAKIKYDNYKRTQTATSNAKTIIVTNPGTSHTLFLIKLDVCTWYHCDIDTHYAHCLFQFAQSTPIRYHDDGSTVSDDSFMQQQTVDLNSIKDMYTVETWRKTVCGLDGLHQTCHGVMIAVLTHIGLPDCITRKW, encoded by the exons ATGTATAGCTCGAGTGATTTTCATCCATTTGGTACACAACGTACTTGGCCAGACGGCAGTTCTCTCAACTTTCGCCAGTTCGCCGTCAATATCCAGGACAGAGTAACTGGGCGCACTTTGATTCGCGATTTGTCGCCTAACCTCCCACAATGT GTAGTTGTTGGAGTTGTTCTTGCTAAGGAAGAAGGGCGACTGTATGCAGACAAGAAAA ATCCAGGACAGACTCGTTCTCGTATGGGTTTTACCATTCGCGATAGTCCCGACGACTACATCAATGTGACCGTCTGGGGAAGTCAAGCATATATCGACAAGCTGTCGTCGAGTTTCAAAATCTGCGATGTTG TTGAAATTAGTAATTGTCAAGTGCAAGCCAAGCAAAGCGAAGAAATCGAAGAACGATTCAAACCGTGGACTCCTGG GCCATACCATTTGCATCTGAAGGAGATGTTTTCGGCAGTTTCTTTATATAACGGAAACGATTTTGCGGAACTAATGAGTCTAGCTCACGTCCCAACTAGAGAAGACGAAGGCTTCAACAGTTTGGGACAACTTGTGGAAAACGCAGACAACGTGCAAGATCAACATGTCCACTTCATGGCCGCTGTACAACAT ATTGGCGTAGGTCGCAAGGTTGTCACGAAGTCTGGACGAGAAGTAACTTGCTGTGAGATCAAACTGTTCGACAAAACATGCCCTTCTTTCACACTAATGCT ATGGGATCAAGAGACAATTCATTTGGCTCAAGGCTGGACAGCAGGAGAAACAA tCGTATTGGTTACCGATGCCAAGATCAAATATGACAACTACAAGAGAACGCAGACCGCAACTTCGAATGCCAAAACAATAATCGTCACCAACCCTGGTACATCACATACCCTTTTTCTGATCAAACTAGATGTGTGTACATGGTATCATTGTGATATAGATACACATTATGCTCATTGCCTGTTTCAATTCGCCCAGTCTACACCTATTCGCTACCATGACGATGGCTCTACTGTTTCCGATGACTCGTTCATGCAGCAACAAACCGTTGATC TGAACTCGATAAAGGATATGTACACAGTAGAGACGTGGAGAAAGACCGTTTGCGGTCTCGACGGACTGCACCAGACTTGTCATGGTGTAATGATCGCTGTGTTGACCCACATTGGTCTCCCAGACTGCATTACACGAAAGTGGTAA
- the LOC134179734 gene encoding meiosis-specific with OB domain-containing protein-like isoform X2: protein MYSSSDFHPFGTQRTWPDGSSLNFRQFAVNIQDRVTGRTLIRDLSPNLPQCVVVGVVLAKEEGRLYADKKNPGQTRSRMGFTIRDSPDDYINVTVWGSQAYIDKLSSSFKICDVVEISNCQVQAKQSEEIEERFKPWTPGPYHLHLKEMFSAVSLYNGNDFAELMSLAHVPTREDEGFNSLGQLVENADNVQDQHVHFMAAVQHIGVGRKVVTKSGREVTCCEIKLFDKTCPSFTLMLWDQETIHLAQGWTAGETIVLVTDAKIKYDNYKRTQTATSNAKTIIVTNPDTHYAHCLFQFAQSTPIRYHDDGSTVSDDSFMQQQTVDLNSIKDMYTVETWRKTVCGLDGLHQTCHGVMIAVLTHIGLPDCITRKCSLCKRRVESESHVCQNRDCASFQHPTTVETSFDFLIVLSDHSGSTTCRIFGAEAEALLACTPDEYLLMRESAIELMRWKLQLEWVKVYLQAFISPTRTIPSVRVLSCCLADVHDMKVIQ from the exons ATGTATAGCTCGAGTGATTTTCATCCATTTGGTACACAACGTACTTGGCCAGACGGCAGTTCTCTCAACTTTCGCCAGTTCGCCGTCAATATCCAGGACAGAGTAACTGGGCGCACTTTGATTCGCGATTTGTCGCCTAACCTCCCACAATGT GTAGTTGTTGGAGTTGTTCTTGCTAAGGAAGAAGGGCGACTGTATGCAGACAAGAAAA ATCCAGGACAGACTCGTTCTCGTATGGGTTTTACCATTCGCGATAGTCCCGACGACTACATCAATGTGACCGTCTGGGGAAGTCAAGCATATATCGACAAGCTGTCGTCGAGTTTCAAAATCTGCGATGTTG TTGAAATTAGTAATTGTCAAGTGCAAGCCAAGCAAAGCGAAGAAATCGAAGAACGATTCAAACCGTGGACTCCTGG GCCATACCATTTGCATCTGAAGGAGATGTTTTCGGCAGTTTCTTTATATAACGGAAACGATTTTGCGGAACTAATGAGTCTAGCTCACGTCCCAACTAGAGAAGACGAAGGCTTCAACAGTTTGGGACAACTTGTGGAAAACGCAGACAACGTGCAAGATCAACATGTCCACTTCATGGCCGCTGTACAACAT ATTGGCGTAGGTCGCAAGGTTGTCACGAAGTCTGGACGAGAAGTAACTTGCTGTGAGATCAAACTGTTCGACAAAACATGCCCTTCTTTCACACTAATGCT ATGGGATCAAGAGACAATTCATTTGGCTCAAGGCTGGACAGCAGGAGAAACAA tCGTATTGGTTACCGATGCCAAGATCAAATATGACAACTACAAGAGAACGCAGACCGCAACTTCGAATGCCAAAACAATAATCGTCACCAACCCTG ATACACATTATGCTCATTGCCTGTTTCAATTCGCCCAGTCTACACCTATTCGCTACCATGACGATGGCTCTACTGTTTCCGATGACTCGTTCATGCAGCAACAAACCGTTGATC TGAACTCGATAAAGGATATGTACACAGTAGAGACGTGGAGAAAGACCGTTTGCGGTCTCGACGGACTGCACCAGACTTGTCATGGTGTAATGATCGCTGTGTTGACCCACATTGGTCTCCCAGACTGCATTACACGAAAGTG CTCACTGTGTAAACGCCGGGTGGAGAGCGAGTCACACGTCTGTCAGAACCGCGACTGCGCCAGTTTCCAACATCCCACAACAGTAGAGACGAGCTTTGATTTTCTCATCGTCTTGTCCGACCATTCCGGCAGCACGACCTGTCGAATCTTTGGAGCCGAAGCCGAAGCTCTTCTCGCATGCACT CCTGACGAGTATTTGTTGATGAGAGAGAGTGCGATTGAACTAATGAGATGGAAGCTGCAACTCGAGTGGGTAAAGGTCTATCTGCAG GCATTTATATCTCCGACGAGAACCATACCTTCAGTCAGAGTGCTCAGCTGCTGTCTTGCTGACGTGCACGACATGAAAGTGATTCAATAA
- the LOC134179734 gene encoding meiosis-specific with OB domain-containing protein-like isoform X1, whose protein sequence is MYSSSDFHPFGTQRTWPDGSSLNFRQFAVNIQDRVTGRTLIRDLSPNLPQCVVVGVVLAKEEGRLYADKKNPGQTRSRMGFTIRDSPDDYINVTVWGSQAYIDKLSSSFKICDVVEISNCQVQAKQSEEIEERFKPWTPGPYHLHLKEMFSAVSLYNGNDFAELMSLAHVPTREDEGFNSLGQLVENADNVQDQHVHFMAAVQHIGVGRKVVTKSGREVTCCEIKLFDKTCPSFTLMLWDQETIHLAQGWTAGETIVLVTDAKIKYDNYKRTQTATSNAKTIIVTNPGTSHTLFLIKLDVCTWYHCDIDTHYAHCLFQFAQSTPIRYHDDGSTVSDDSFMQQQTVDLNSIKDMYTVETWRKTVCGLDGLHQTCHGVMIAVLTHIGLPDCITRKCSLCKRRVESESHVCQNRDCASFQHPTTVETSFDFLIVLSDHSGSTTCRIFGAEAEALLACTPDEYLLMRESAIELMRWKLQLEWVKVYLQAFISPTRTIPSVRVLSCCLADVHDMKVIQ, encoded by the exons ATGTATAGCTCGAGTGATTTTCATCCATTTGGTACACAACGTACTTGGCCAGACGGCAGTTCTCTCAACTTTCGCCAGTTCGCCGTCAATATCCAGGACAGAGTAACTGGGCGCACTTTGATTCGCGATTTGTCGCCTAACCTCCCACAATGT GTAGTTGTTGGAGTTGTTCTTGCTAAGGAAGAAGGGCGACTGTATGCAGACAAGAAAA ATCCAGGACAGACTCGTTCTCGTATGGGTTTTACCATTCGCGATAGTCCCGACGACTACATCAATGTGACCGTCTGGGGAAGTCAAGCATATATCGACAAGCTGTCGTCGAGTTTCAAAATCTGCGATGTTG TTGAAATTAGTAATTGTCAAGTGCAAGCCAAGCAAAGCGAAGAAATCGAAGAACGATTCAAACCGTGGACTCCTGG GCCATACCATTTGCATCTGAAGGAGATGTTTTCGGCAGTTTCTTTATATAACGGAAACGATTTTGCGGAACTAATGAGTCTAGCTCACGTCCCAACTAGAGAAGACGAAGGCTTCAACAGTTTGGGACAACTTGTGGAAAACGCAGACAACGTGCAAGATCAACATGTCCACTTCATGGCCGCTGTACAACAT ATTGGCGTAGGTCGCAAGGTTGTCACGAAGTCTGGACGAGAAGTAACTTGCTGTGAGATCAAACTGTTCGACAAAACATGCCCTTCTTTCACACTAATGCT ATGGGATCAAGAGACAATTCATTTGGCTCAAGGCTGGACAGCAGGAGAAACAA tCGTATTGGTTACCGATGCCAAGATCAAATATGACAACTACAAGAGAACGCAGACCGCAACTTCGAATGCCAAAACAATAATCGTCACCAACCCTGGTACATCACATACCCTTTTTCTGATCAAACTAGATGTGTGTACATGGTATCATTGTGATATAGATACACATTATGCTCATTGCCTGTTTCAATTCGCCCAGTCTACACCTATTCGCTACCATGACGATGGCTCTACTGTTTCCGATGACTCGTTCATGCAGCAACAAACCGTTGATC TGAACTCGATAAAGGATATGTACACAGTAGAGACGTGGAGAAAGACCGTTTGCGGTCTCGACGGACTGCACCAGACTTGTCATGGTGTAATGATCGCTGTGTTGACCCACATTGGTCTCCCAGACTGCATTACACGAAAGTG CTCACTGTGTAAACGCCGGGTGGAGAGCGAGTCACACGTCTGTCAGAACCGCGACTGCGCCAGTTTCCAACATCCCACAACAGTAGAGACGAGCTTTGATTTTCTCATCGTCTTGTCCGACCATTCCGGCAGCACGACCTGTCGAATCTTTGGAGCCGAAGCCGAAGCTCTTCTCGCATGCACT CCTGACGAGTATTTGTTGATGAGAGAGAGTGCGATTGAACTAATGAGATGGAAGCTGCAACTCGAGTGGGTAAAGGTCTATCTGCAG GCATTTATATCTCCGACGAGAACCATACCTTCAGTCAGAGTGCTCAGCTGCTGTCTTGCTGACGTGCACGACATGAAAGTGATTCAATAA
- the LOC134179732 gene encoding CAP-Gly domain-containing linker protein 4-like isoform X2 — MAAADVYGFTLVDFSVPSRDAPMIHPVADAPSHALSYGKPVDATFFDPNCPEGQEILQDPKTSIPELFAIVRQWVPQIQKNMQTLAKEILRRGAHVDDRDGLTDQTLLHYACKAGACGVGDETAAIAVVQSLITKGADVNARCRWTNMTPLHYAAFFNCPRLVHCLASKGAKRGMNDVCVEFEKGTALHIAAAGLGKEVVECLLELGADANIQDDHKRKPWQCVPTGDDVPADQHKRAADIVHLLQEASDTNKKPMTFAKSEVGVSNHDFNLGDRIIVGGSRSGTLRFFGEAEFAPGKWAGIELDDAVGKNDGSVQGKVYFKCPPKHGLFAPLSRVAKAMTSAPVLPYPTSLSPPFGTPTHGSRVPPMRVDKPHSSSPQADSSGQVSPTLPTGSDYYDTDLKVGDQVIVAGSKRGILRFVGPAKFAPGIWMGIELDQAVGKNDGSVGGEKYFTCKPKHGVFAPGSRVVKVADAVSGTGTYGVQPRSTTPSTSAPATPKKESRPSSRMRQPSRQSQSGSTGALAEGTNVLVTGEMGVLRYIGPTQFADGVWLGIELKKPVGKNDGSVQGKRYFTCKPNFGILVRPSRATIRGVSCARLLAEGTNQ, encoded by the exons ATGGCGGCAGCCGATGTGTACGGATTTACGCTGGTCGATTTCTCTGTTCCTAGTCGTGATGCTCCCATGATTCATCCTGTGGCGGATGCTCCGTCGCATGCACTGTCGTATGGA AAACCTGTTGATGCGACCTTTTTCGATCCGAACTGCCCAGAAGGACAGGAGATTCTGCAGGA CCCTAAAACGAGCATTCCCGAGTTGTTCGCCATTGTGCGTCAGTGGGTGCCGCAGATACAGAAGAATATGCAGACTCTGGCAAAAGAG ATATTGCGTAGGGGAGCTCATGTGGATGACAGAGACGGGTTGACTGACCAAACTCTTTTGCATTATGCTTGCAAAGCAGGAGCAT GTGGAGTCGGAGATGAAACTGCTGCCATTGCAGTCGTTCAGTCATTAATTACAAAG GGCGCTGATGTCAACGCTCGTTGTCGTTGGACAAACATGACTCCTTTACATTATGCTGCTTTCTTCAACTGTCCACGTCTTGTTCATTGCTTAGCCAGTAAAGGTGCTAAACGAG GTATGAATGACGTTTGTGTCGAATTTGAAAAGGGAACAGCATTGCACATTGCCGCTGCTGGATTAGGAAAAGAAGTCGTAGAATGCTTG CTTGAACTGGGCGCTGACGCCAACATCCAAGACGATCACAAGAGAAAGCCATGGCAGTGCGTACCCACAG GAGATGATGTCCCAGCAGATCAACATAAGAGAGCAGCTGACATCGTTCATCTATTGCAAGAAGCTAGTGATACTAATAAG AAGCCAATGACATTTGCAAAATCTGAAGTTGGAGTGTCAAACCACGACTTTAATCTTGGAGACAGAATAATAGTTGGAGGAAGTCGG TCTGGAACACTGAGGTTTTTTGGTGAAGCTGAGTTTGCTCCTGGAAAGTGGGCCGGCATCGAGTTAGATGATGCTGTTGGAAAGAACGATGGATCGGTCCAAGGGAAGGTGTACTTCAAGTGTCCACCAAAGCATG GTCTATTTGCTCCATTATCAAGAGTTGCCAAAGCGATGACGAGTGCACCAGTTTTACCTTACCCCACATCACTTAGTCCACCATTTGGAACTCCTACACATGGAAGCAGAGTGCCACCGATGAGAGTAGACAAGCCTCATAGCTCATCACCTCAAGCAGATAGCTCAGGACAGGTGTCACCAACTTTGCCTACAGGCAGTGATTATTACGATACAGATTTAAAA GTTGGTGATCAAGTGATAGTAGCGGGATCAAAGAGAGGAATATTACGGTTTGTTGGTCCTGCAAAGTTTGCCCCGGG AATCTGGATGGGCATAGAACTGGATCAGGCAGTTGGCAAGAACGACGGCAGTGTAGGAGGAGAGAAGTACTTTACTTGTAAACCGAAACACGGCGTGTTCGCTCCTGGAAGTCGGGTTGTAAA AGTCGCGGATGCTGTTTCTGGTACTGGCACTTATGGTGTGCAACCAAGATCGACTACGCCATCTACATCTGCTCCAGCGactccaaagaaagagag TAGACCAAGCAGTCGCATGAGGCAACCGTCGAGGCAGTCGCAGAGTGGATCAACCGGAGCTCTAGCAGAG GGAACGAATGTGTTGGTAACGGGTGAGATGGGCGTTCTACGCTACATTGGACCGACACAGTTTGCGGATGGAGTATGGCTAGGGATAGAATTAAAGAAACCTG TTGGAAAGAATGATGGCTCTGTACAGGGAAAGCGCTACTTTACCTG CAAGCCAAACTTTGGAATTCTCGTTCGCCCCAGTCGAGCTACTATTCGAGGTGTTAGTTGTGCCAGGCTTCTAGCTGAAGGAACCAATCAGTAA
- the LOC134179732 gene encoding CAP-Gly domain-containing linker protein 4-like isoform X1 codes for MAAADVYGFTLVDFSVPSRDAPMIHPVADAPSHALSYGKPVDATFFDPNCPEGQEILQDPKTSIPELFAIVRQWVPQIQKNMQTLAKEILRRGAHVDDRDGLTDQTLLHYACKAGACGVGDETAAIAVVQSLITKGADVNARCRWTNMTPLHYAAFFNCPRLVHCLASKGAKRGMNDVCVEFEKGTALHIAAAGLGKEVVECLLELGADANIQDDHKRKPWQCVPTGDDVPADQHKRAADIVHLLQEASDTNKKPMTFAKSEVGVSNHDFNLGDRIIVGGSRSGTLRFFGEAEFAPGKWAGIELDDAVGKNDGSVQGKVYFKCPPKHGLFAPLSRVAKAMTSAPVLPYPTSLSPPFGTPTHGSRVPPMRVDKPHSSSPQADSSGQVSPTLPTGSDYYDTDLKVGDQVIVAGSKRGILRFVGPAKFAPGIWMGIELDQAVGKNDGSVGGEKYFTCKPKHGVFAPGSRVVKVADAVSGTGTYGVQPRSTTPSTSAPATPKKESSRPSSRMRQPSRQSQSGSTGALAEGTNVLVTGEMGVLRYIGPTQFADGVWLGIELKKPVGKNDGSVQGKRYFTCKPNFGILVRPSRATIRGVSCARLLAEGTNQ; via the exons ATGGCGGCAGCCGATGTGTACGGATTTACGCTGGTCGATTTCTCTGTTCCTAGTCGTGATGCTCCCATGATTCATCCTGTGGCGGATGCTCCGTCGCATGCACTGTCGTATGGA AAACCTGTTGATGCGACCTTTTTCGATCCGAACTGCCCAGAAGGACAGGAGATTCTGCAGGA CCCTAAAACGAGCATTCCCGAGTTGTTCGCCATTGTGCGTCAGTGGGTGCCGCAGATACAGAAGAATATGCAGACTCTGGCAAAAGAG ATATTGCGTAGGGGAGCTCATGTGGATGACAGAGACGGGTTGACTGACCAAACTCTTTTGCATTATGCTTGCAAAGCAGGAGCAT GTGGAGTCGGAGATGAAACTGCTGCCATTGCAGTCGTTCAGTCATTAATTACAAAG GGCGCTGATGTCAACGCTCGTTGTCGTTGGACAAACATGACTCCTTTACATTATGCTGCTTTCTTCAACTGTCCACGTCTTGTTCATTGCTTAGCCAGTAAAGGTGCTAAACGAG GTATGAATGACGTTTGTGTCGAATTTGAAAAGGGAACAGCATTGCACATTGCCGCTGCTGGATTAGGAAAAGAAGTCGTAGAATGCTTG CTTGAACTGGGCGCTGACGCCAACATCCAAGACGATCACAAGAGAAAGCCATGGCAGTGCGTACCCACAG GAGATGATGTCCCAGCAGATCAACATAAGAGAGCAGCTGACATCGTTCATCTATTGCAAGAAGCTAGTGATACTAATAAG AAGCCAATGACATTTGCAAAATCTGAAGTTGGAGTGTCAAACCACGACTTTAATCTTGGAGACAGAATAATAGTTGGAGGAAGTCGG TCTGGAACACTGAGGTTTTTTGGTGAAGCTGAGTTTGCTCCTGGAAAGTGGGCCGGCATCGAGTTAGATGATGCTGTTGGAAAGAACGATGGATCGGTCCAAGGGAAGGTGTACTTCAAGTGTCCACCAAAGCATG GTCTATTTGCTCCATTATCAAGAGTTGCCAAAGCGATGACGAGTGCACCAGTTTTACCTTACCCCACATCACTTAGTCCACCATTTGGAACTCCTACACATGGAAGCAGAGTGCCACCGATGAGAGTAGACAAGCCTCATAGCTCATCACCTCAAGCAGATAGCTCAGGACAGGTGTCACCAACTTTGCCTACAGGCAGTGATTATTACGATACAGATTTAAAA GTTGGTGATCAAGTGATAGTAGCGGGATCAAAGAGAGGAATATTACGGTTTGTTGGTCCTGCAAAGTTTGCCCCGGG AATCTGGATGGGCATAGAACTGGATCAGGCAGTTGGCAAGAACGACGGCAGTGTAGGAGGAGAGAAGTACTTTACTTGTAAACCGAAACACGGCGTGTTCGCTCCTGGAAGTCGGGTTGTAAA AGTCGCGGATGCTGTTTCTGGTACTGGCACTTATGGTGTGCAACCAAGATCGACTACGCCATCTACATCTGCTCCAGCGactccaaagaaagagag TAGTAGACCAAGCAGTCGCATGAGGCAACCGTCGAGGCAGTCGCAGAGTGGATCAACCGGAGCTCTAGCAGAG GGAACGAATGTGTTGGTAACGGGTGAGATGGGCGTTCTACGCTACATTGGACCGACACAGTTTGCGGATGGAGTATGGCTAGGGATAGAATTAAAGAAACCTG TTGGAAAGAATGATGGCTCTGTACAGGGAAAGCGCTACTTTACCTG CAAGCCAAACTTTGGAATTCTCGTTCGCCCCAGTCGAGCTACTATTCGAGGTGTTAGTTGTGCCAGGCTTCTAGCTGAAGGAACCAATCAGTAA